Within the Aspergillus luchuensis IFO 4308 DNA, chromosome 5, nearly complete sequence genome, the region GGCGCCAgaattataaagtaatatatatataaaaaaaataataaatactataatatctttaataaagctgtaaatatctatataaaaaagtaaaatattaaaaatataaaaaaaagaaaaatataatataaatatagatattaaagatataaaagcAGGAACAGATACtttaagttatttataatttatttttaataaagagtAATAGACAGacagtatactatattatatttatatatattactttattatatagaaaagaaagatatatttataataaaagttattaaattatataatactaaccaAACTCtgataatagaaatataagtattatttaaaataataaaatttttataatccaGTAAGTAAAGaagcagatatattataatataatattaattttaaataaatttaattatattttatataaaaattaatataattaaagaatactATGCAAGATCcaaaaatacttaaaaataaatatttaaagtattaagaataatttatcaagtaatattattaagtagaATTAGTAGTAAAGATATATCTGGtattaactaaatataaaaagaaaaaatattaaaaataataaataatactgaaatatatagcagagtaaaaaagaaaaatatataatataaaaaataaaaaaattaatttatacaGCTAAacttataattagaaattagcagattaaataaattaaatatatataataaaaataaagaacaGCAGGATAAcagtaaaattatataatataaaaaataaattaaataatattagaaatctagtagtttttttattattttatattttagtagagCCagtaatatagaaatatctttttaaattttaatattattattattatcttattttattattattattataaccATCcagtaatattaagatagtattttttaatatagaaaatcacagatttatctatataatatataagatattaataaagaaattaatactaaaaataagaaataatataattatagttaaaaatactaatatttaccTGAAATACTTGCTCtgtagtaaatataaataaaaaaaaatcttaataaattaataaaattctttaatataagaaatatattaatatataataaacagatactaaatattaataaagaactagtaataaaaatatatattagaatattataaaagatcttttaatagatatataaagtattaagagaaataatattatttagaataaaaaataatataattaaataatagtattaaagaccagaaagagaagataaaattaaatatattaataataattttaatatagaatcaGAATcagattataattttaattattttaaaaataatagaagaaTCAGAAGGCACCagaaatctaatttaatatataatataaatttaaataattattagttctaattaatatagctgTAAGAAAAGCCAGGCTAgctgaaaaaaaaatatttaataaaaaatagataaaaaaaattaagaatatagatataaaatcagagtttatataaataattaatatatatatactaagagAAAAgattagaaaatatagaattaatttataatagaaaattaataaagatatataccaaaagagaaataataatataaatatcagatatagtttaaaataaatataataaataataatataggtAATTACAAGTACAGAGAATAaagtaatagaaaaattaattattaaaataaataaataaattaataatataataaggcAGAGATGTAAATacagaaaaagataataaattattaaataaaaagataaaaaataaattctaagtaagaatatataaatataaataaatataaataaagtaatagaTGCAAGTAATACaagtaaagtaaataatataaattataaataatataattaagtattaaAGCAGCTACACACACAgcagtaaataaaatataaataaagagtAGAAAacagtaaataatagatatagattagtaagataaaaataatagaagaaGACAGCAGAATCTACCTGCAGGTAGTGAGACTTTATTAACTAATCAGAAACAGCGAAAGTGTACAAATGAGGTGTGAAATAGCCTTTTGCGCGCTTttgacagatatatatatgataacTGGCGCATTACCACACTTTCAGGCCGACAGTATCCGCCTACCTCCTAAGTGTGGAGGTAAAAGCCACCTATGAaacagtactactagtattgcAGATTGAGCTTCCCAGGGTGATAACCTCTGAGAAGTGCAAGCTGTTGCGAGCTGGAAATTGATGGACATGATAAAGTCACGTGATTAGCATGCGGTTATCGAACCGGCGATAAACGCGCCGACGATTTTCCCGCCCGATAACGCCACCCTTGCGATAGCCACCGTCTACCACTTCGATTGTCAAGCTCGTCCTCTCCCAGTCACTCTATCTAAGGAGATATGGTGACAGAGGAACAGTCAGCGCCCCCGCTCGAAGTTGGGATGGGCACGCCCGGCGGTCCGAAGCGGACTCCGCTGACTCCAGAGCAATTGCGGAGAATAGTACATACTATGATCACGGTTCCTCTAGTTCGGAGCTAACACGATACTGAAATTAGGAAAGCAACCGCCAGAAGGCCATAGCAATACGGGAGCAACGCGAAGCAGAACAGGCTCGGGCTGATGCTTCATCTACAAAAGGTGTCAAGCGAACCTACTCCTCCATGACTGCCTCCGATCCTCCGGCGACTCTGCGCGATGCGGCCTCTACAGATAACCGCCCACTAGATGGCATCAAGCCGGCGCGCAACTTCACCAAGTTCGTTGAATACGACTTCTCTAAGATCACCGACACGAAGGGCGGGTTCTtgaccgaagaagatgaccggTTCAACAAAGCCCTTCACGTTCGGGATGAGAAAGCGGAGCAGAAGCCAGCGCACATGACGCAGAAGGAATGGGAGCGACAACAGCTGCTGAAGAACCTCCATCGAGATCGAGCGGGAATTTTTGAACCGGGGCTCAGTGTGTTGGATGAGCGGACGCAACAGAAAACATGTCGAGAGTGTGGCAGCTTAGAAATCGACTGGAAATGGGAGGAAGCCTTCCGGTGCTGTGTCTGCCATGCTTGCAAGGATAAATTTCCGGACAAATACAGTCTGCTTACCAAGACCGAGGCACGAGAGGACTATCTCTTGACCAATCGTAAGTATCTCCCCCTCCGCTGCACAGGTTTGCGACAGGGGTTGCCACTGAGCGTTCTTGCTGACTACGGGACAAAACTACAGCCGAGCTTCAAGATGAGGAGCTCCTCCCACATCTTGAGCGCCCGAACCCGCACAAATCAACGTGGAATAACATGATGCTGTATCTACGGTATCAGGTCGAAGAATACGCCTTTTCCGCCAAGAAATGGGGTTCGCCGGAAGCATTGGACGCGGA harbors:
- the rad14 gene encoding DNA repair protein RAD14 (BUSCO:EOG092641G3;~COG:L;~EggNog:ENOG410PICN;~InterPro:IPR009061,IPR022656,IPR037129,IPR000465;~PFAM:PF05181;~go_function: GO:0003684 - damaged DNA binding [Evidence IEA];~go_process: GO:0006289 - nucleotide-excision repair [Evidence IEA]), with product MVTEEQSAPPLEVGMGTPGGPKRTPLTPEQLRRIESNRQKAIAIREQREAEQARADASSTKGVKRTYSSMTASDPPATLRDAASTDNRPLDGIKPARNFTKFVEYDFSKITDTKGGFLTEEDDRFNKALHVRDEKAEQKPAHMTQKEWERQQLLKNLHRDRAGIFEPGLSVLDERTQQKTCRECGSLEIDWKWEEAFRCCVCHACKDKFPDKYSLLTKTEAREDYLLTNPELQDEELLPHLERPNPHKSTWNNMMLYLRYQVEEYAFSAKKWGSPEALDAEFERRENEKKRRREVKFKSKLEDLKKRTRVDAYRRSRQGAAGGNFGDDLGGGGRHVHQWGRSVEDPKTGIGVKKCVDCGMEVEELEF